The following nucleotide sequence is from Echeneis naucrates chromosome 5, fEcheNa1.1, whole genome shotgun sequence.
AACTGTGAAGCCttaggttgttttgttttttttttatgaagacaaTCTGCAGtactattgttgttgttgcacaaTCAGCATCTAAACACATGGTGGAGCCAGTGACCACACACAAGAGCTCAGCCTGTGCTCCAATTGTTTGAGAGCAGTCTGTAACTGACCTGGCTTGCTGCCCTGCAGGTTTCTGAACCCCCTGGGGATGTTCACAGCTATGGCCGTGGTGTCTGCCGTTTTTCTGGGTTCAGTGTGGGCCGGAGAAAACCGAGCTGTGATCAACAACTTCAAGAGACGGAACCCCACGGCATTTGTGATCGCTATCATGGTCGCTAGCTATGTCCTAATTTCCATGCTGGGGAGTGTCATGGTGTTCATGTCAGCAATCACTTTACCTCTAGCTTGTAAGTTCAAGATAGTAATGTGCGGAAGTCACaatttatttagaaatcataAAAGGCACCAAATATTGACATATATGTGTTCCTGTAATTTTTGTATTTACCcagattaaaattaaatatctaATCCTTTTTTACTTCACAAAGAGTATATGGATTTGTGCATTTGagttagattaaaaaaagaaaaagtatttctTTCGCAGTGGTTGAAACATGTTGTTCAGATTCTCCAGGACTGATGATATCACAGTTTATAGGTTTGTTTTTGCCAAATGTTGAAAGCGTTACCAGTGGTTTTCCCATCTGCCTTACAGTGATATTTGCACATGCCTCCTTTCGCCTCCGCAACATGAAGAATAAACTGGAGAACAAGATAGAAAGTGCCGGGCTGAAGAGGTCACCCATGGGCATTTTGCTGGAGGCTCTGGGTCAGCAAGAGGAAAACCTTCAAAAGATCCAGAGCTTTCTGGAGGGAAAACTGAAAGAGTGATTGGCCTTGGACTGAACAGATGCACATACATCTTTTGGCCAAAGATGTTGACTTTTTCTGAGAAATAATAATTGCTTGTCTCTCTCTAAACCTTCTTATATTTGTTTCCTATTCAGTGtgtttagctgtgtgtgttttgaaaacaGGGCTTGCTATCTGAAGACGTTTTTCTTTACCTCAGGGTTATGTGTCACCGCCAAACAACTTGTCAGGGCACTTTTTCTCAGCAAGCAAAGAGGGAATGTCAGCGCTGCCTCACATCTCTGTTATGCGATGTGTCGGTGTTCAGCACAGCTGCACACTCCTTTATTCTGTTGTACAAAATCTGGGTTTAATCAGTCTGGCAAACCAACCTCAGCCATGCCAGTTTACCCTTAACTAAGATTGTGAAAATAATGTCTTGCCGCTTTACAAAGATTAAAAAGCGTACCATCAAAACACCCCACTGCCAAGATACGGCTGGATTGTGTCTTTGCCTAAAATGTAACAGTTTACTGAAGTAGACGTTTGAATGGAAACCAACCATTTGTTCATGAAATCAAAAGTGCCAGACAAAAGAGAATACTTTGTCTCCAGCCATGAAACAACTTTGAATGGAAACGCTGGGTCAAATCAGTGTCAATATTTAAAGGGATTACTTCAAAGGAGTGTGAGGTCCTGACCCATGCCCATCAGTATTCCTCCTGCACCTCTGGTCGTTTAATCTTGACAATGTCCTCTGGGTGATGGATTGGCTAACTTTGCTTTCCTCTTCACTTAGGCCAATGCTAATCAATGGGCTGCAGTAGATTATAGTGCGGAGAGCTGAGCGCTGCACAGCGGCAAAGTGGATTCATCTGC
It contains:
- the arl6ip5a gene encoding ADP-ribosylation factor-like 6 interacting protein 5a encodes the protein MAKVELTPLRQWDDFFPGSERFAKPDVKDLAKWNNRVVSNLLYYQTNYLALAIVVFLIVGFLNPLGMFTAMAVVSAVFLGSVWAGENRAVINNFKRRNPTAFVIAIMVASYVLISMLGSVMVFMSAITLPLALIFAHASFRLRNMKNKLENKIESAGLKRSPMGILLEALGQQEENLQKIQSFLEGKLKE